From a single Sphingosinicellaceae bacterium genomic region:
- the dnaQ gene encoding DNA polymerase III subunit epsilon codes for MREIVFDTETTGIMPGDGHRVVEIGALEMVGRVLTGKTFHTYIDPCRPMPKDSQAIHGLSSAFLTGQPVFEAVVDEFLAFIEDSPLVAHNAVFDFGFINYELKRCGMRIIPDTRAVCTLELSRKKHPGAKHTLDALCNRYGVDLSARTKHGALIDAELLARVYVELTGGRQIGFDLAAELVEDAAPVERTVHAARAFAASDAELLRHAAFIATLKDPVWLS; via the coding sequence ATGCGTGAAATCGTCTTCGACACTGAAACCACCGGCATCATGCCCGGCGACGGCCACCGCGTCGTCGAGATCGGCGCTCTCGAGATGGTCGGGCGCGTCCTGACCGGAAAAACCTTCCACACGTACATCGACCCGTGCCGCCCGATGCCCAAGGACAGCCAGGCGATCCACGGGCTCAGCTCGGCGTTCCTGACTGGTCAGCCGGTGTTCGAGGCGGTCGTCGACGAGTTCCTGGCCTTCATCGAAGACTCGCCGCTGGTCGCCCATAACGCGGTCTTCGACTTCGGCTTTATCAACTACGAACTGAAGCGCTGCGGCATGCGGATCATCCCCGACACCCGCGCCGTCTGCACCCTCGAACTGTCGCGCAAGAAGCACCCCGGCGCGAAACACACCCTCGACGCCTTGTGCAACCGCTACGGCGTCGACCTGTCGGCGCGGACCAAGCACGGCGCGCTGATCGACGCTGAGCTGCTGGCGCGGGTCTATGTGGAGCTCACCGGCGGCCGCCAGATCGGCTTCGACCTCGCCGCCGAGCTGGTCGAGGACGCGGCCCCGGTCGAGCGCACCGTCCACGCGGCGCGCGCCTTTGCCGCCTCCGACGCTGAATTGCTGCGCCACGCCGCCTTTATCGCGACGCTGAAGGACCCGGTCTGGTTGTCCTGA
- the raiA gene encoding ribosome-associated translation inhibitor RaiA — MDIRVSGHQVDAGAAFREHVETRLTAIVTKHFPRALKSTVTLGSGPHGDFTCDIIMHVMADLILKGAGRAQLAQAAFDGAADRIEKQLRRYMRRLKDRHGPGNAVQNGAVIPEIDNAAYTIFAAAEEEPEDNPLVIAETRVDIPDATVGDAVMMLDLRNTTALLFRNSGTGAHNMVYRREDGSIGWVEPRS, encoded by the coding sequence ATGGACATTCGCGTTTCGGGCCACCAGGTCGACGCCGGTGCCGCCTTCCGCGAGCACGTCGAGACCCGGCTCACGGCGATCGTCACCAAGCATTTTCCGCGTGCCCTCAAGTCGACCGTGACGCTCGGCTCCGGTCCGCACGGCGACTTCACCTGCGATATCATCATGCACGTCATGGCCGACCTGATCCTCAAGGGGGCTGGACGCGCCCAGCTCGCGCAGGCCGCCTTCGACGGTGCTGCCGACCGGATCGAGAAGCAGCTGCGCCGCTACATGCGCCGCCTGAAGGACCGCCACGGCCCCGGCAACGCCGTCCAGAACGGAGCCGTCATTCCCGAGATCGACAACGCCGCCTACACCATCTTCGCCGCCGCCGAGGAGGAGCCGGAGGATAACCCGCTGGTCATCGCCGAGACCCGCGTCGACATTCCCGACGCGACCGTCGGCGACGCGGTGATGATGCTCGACCTGCGCAACACCACGGCGCTGCTGTTCCGTAACAGCGGTACGGGCGCGCACAACATGGTCTATCGCCGCGAGGACGGCAGCATCGGCTGGGTCGAGCCGCGCTCCTAG
- a CDS encoding PaaI family thioesterase yields MTGDDQAPNVEHFRALERLYAGAPINRAFASTLTVTGPGTTRIEMNATPEHFHAAGAVHGTLYFKVLDDAAFYAANSLVPEVFMLTTAFNILMSRPLREGPIVAEGRWVSGARRVLIAESWLTDASGEEVGRGTGTFMRSRIPLASLADYT; encoded by the coding sequence ATGACCGGTGACGATCAGGCTCCGAACGTCGAGCATTTCCGCGCGCTCGAACGGCTGTACGCGGGCGCGCCGATCAACCGCGCCTTCGCCTCCACGCTGACCGTCACCGGTCCGGGCACGACCCGGATCGAGATGAACGCGACACCCGAGCACTTTCACGCCGCCGGCGCGGTCCACGGCACACTGTATTTCAAGGTGCTCGACGACGCGGCTTTCTATGCGGCGAATAGCCTGGTGCCCGAAGTGTTCATGCTGACCACCGCGTTCAACATCCTGATGTCGCGGCCGTTGCGCGAGGGGCCCATCGTTGCCGAGGGGCGCTGGGTGTCCGGAGCGCGGCGGGTGCTGATCGCCGAAAGCTGGCTTACCGATGCCAGCGGCGAGGAGGTCGGGCGCGGCACCGGCACCTTCATGCGCTCGCGAATTCCGCTCGCGTCGTTGGCGGACTACACCTGA
- a CDS encoding DUF1491 family protein, translated as MIWVNALVRRVNAAGDFATVLHRGDAVAGSAVVVHRRGNHTRALQRLMNANGGYEWRETASGDSVDNWLERQRRYDPDLWVIELDTPDPARFIDETITTG; from the coding sequence GTGATTTGGGTCAACGCGCTGGTCCGCCGGGTCAACGCGGCGGGCGATTTCGCGACCGTGCTCCACAGGGGCGATGCAGTGGCGGGCAGCGCTGTCGTCGTTCATCGCCGCGGCAACCACACCCGTGCGCTGCAGCGGCTGATGAATGCCAACGGCGGCTATGAATGGCGCGAGACCGCGAGCGGAGACTCGGTCGACAACTGGCTCGAACGCCAGCGCCGCTACGACCCCGACTTGTGGGTAATTGAACTCGACACCCCGGATCCGGCACGGTTCATCGACGAAACAATAACGACGGGTTGA
- a CDS encoding cell wall hydrolase, which translates to MLAGFALLAAGELPQSVVTATATASENTLTPALYPTPAVVADTAALDQSDETSAADVAIAPPASLRTLVGQVVDLPAAPLGADAKCLAKAVFFEARGEPLEGQLAVAQVIINRVASGHYADSVCGVVDQPGQFTFARRTVNTTSPDYRVAQAIAVIAQAQRWLEVAPRAMSFHATRVNVAWGNMQRVSRIGNHVFYR; encoded by the coding sequence ATGCTTGCCGGGTTCGCACTCCTCGCCGCTGGCGAGCTGCCGCAGAGCGTAGTCACCGCGACCGCCACGGCTTCCGAAAACACCCTGACCCCCGCTCTCTACCCGACCCCCGCAGTCGTCGCCGACACTGCCGCCCTCGACCAGTCGGACGAGACGTCTGCCGCCGACGTCGCCATCGCCCCGCCGGCCAGCCTCCGCACCCTCGTCGGCCAGGTCGTCGACCTCCCCGCCGCTCCGCTCGGCGCCGACGCCAAGTGCCTCGCCAAGGCGGTGTTCTTCGAAGCCCGCGGCGAGCCCCTCGAGGGCCAGCTCGCGGTCGCCCAGGTGATCATCAACCGCGTCGCCTCGGGCCATTATGCCGACAGCGTCTGCGGTGTCGTCGACCAGCCCGGCCAGTTCACGTTCGCCCGCCGCACCGTCAACACGACGTCGCCGGATTACCGCGTCGCGCAGGCCATCGCCGTCATCGCCCAGGCCCAGCGCTGGCTCGAGGTCGCACCGCGCGCGATGTCGTTCCACGCCACCCGCGTCAACGTTGCCTGGGGCAACATGCAGCGCGTCAGCCGCATCGGGAACCACGTCTTTTACCGGTAA
- the msrB gene encoding peptide-methionine (R)-S-oxide reductase MsrB: MTDTPTIPVRDDQLSPEARHVLRDHGTERAGTSELNFEKRTGVYHCAGCGTPVYDSGAKYDSGSGWPSFFREIPGAVETSVDKKFGMTRTEVHCAKCGGHLGHVFPDGPAETGLRHCINGVALEFEAKA; encoded by the coding sequence ATGACCGACACCCCCACTATCCCCGTCCGTGACGACCAGCTCAGCCCTGAGGCGCGCCATGTGCTGCGCGATCATGGCACCGAGCGCGCCGGCACCAGCGAACTGAACTTCGAGAAGCGCACCGGCGTCTATCACTGCGCCGGCTGCGGCACGCCGGTCTACGACTCCGGTGCCAAGTATGACAGCGGCAGCGGCTGGCCGAGCTTCTTCCGCGAGATCCCCGGAGCCGTCGAGACCAGCGTCGACAAGAAGTTCGGCATGACCCGCACCGAGGTCCATTGCGCCAAGTGCGGCGGGCATTTGGGGCATGTGTTCCCCGATGGACCGGCGGAGACGGGGCTGCGCCACTGTATCAACGGCGTGGCGCTGGAATTCGAGGCGAAGGCTTGA
- a CDS encoding DUF885 family protein, giving the protein MKALGERQMAWGWTLAAAAMLAASPVLAGPPELDRLFAEWRVFEASGTRDGAPDYTPAAMTAKAAALKTWQARLAKFDRSGWPVADQVDWNLVRAEMNGLDFDLHVLKPWQRDPAFYISLWTSQSDTPAHEGPVHHAPIELWQYSFPLDAAAQAKLAGELHGIAPLLRQARGNLTGNARDLWTSGTISVGEQASGLDELATRITGASPELKAAVAEAQAATAEYIAWLTAEAPKKTGPSGVGIENYDWYLKNVQLSPLTWVGEVAILKRELGRAHSALRLEEHNHRDLPPLVGAADEAAYTVQAQAAVRRYIDFARDNDIFTVHDYMAPALLAKIGHYVPPEKQDFFTIVQHRAPLALWMHWYHWFDLAVMRTDPNPDPIRRGALLYNIWDTRSEGFATANEEMMLHAGLFDVSPREREVVWIMAAQRAARGLASLYAQANQIDLKAAQAMQVARTPNGWMSPTLPLVGFEQGLYLRQPGYGTSYITGKYQVDKLFDELFETKPGFTVKQFYDGLNGFGMIPPSMVRWQWVGNDDEAKAIGAEQAITPALPLATSEPSDPKVKPSPRIPAPRR; this is encoded by the coding sequence ATGAAAGCACTGGGGGAGCGGCAAATGGCGTGGGGCTGGACACTAGCGGCAGCGGCAATGTTGGCGGCTTCCCCGGTATTGGCGGGACCACCCGAGCTGGACAGACTGTTCGCCGAGTGGCGAGTATTCGAGGCGTCGGGGACCCGCGACGGCGCGCCCGACTACACCCCGGCGGCGATGACCGCGAAGGCGGCGGCGCTGAAGACCTGGCAGGCGCGGCTGGCGAAGTTTGATCGCAGCGGCTGGCCGGTCGCGGACCAGGTCGACTGGAACCTCGTCCGCGCCGAGATGAACGGGCTCGACTTCGACCTCCACGTCCTCAAGCCATGGCAGCGCGACCCGGCGTTCTACATCTCGCTGTGGACCTCGCAGAGCGACACGCCCGCCCATGAAGGCCCCGTCCACCATGCGCCGATCGAGCTGTGGCAGTACAGTTTCCCGCTCGACGCGGCGGCGCAGGCGAAGCTGGCGGGCGAACTGCACGGCATCGCGCCGCTGCTCAGGCAGGCGCGCGGCAACCTGACCGGCAACGCGCGCGACTTGTGGACTTCGGGGACCATCAGCGTCGGCGAGCAGGCGAGCGGGCTCGACGAGCTGGCGACCAGGATCACCGGTGCCAGCCCCGAACTGAAGGCGGCGGTCGCCGAGGCGCAGGCGGCGACCGCCGAGTATATCGCGTGGCTGACCGCGGAGGCGCCGAAGAAGACCGGGCCGTCCGGGGTCGGGATCGAGAACTACGACTGGTACCTGAAGAACGTCCAGCTTTCGCCCCTGACCTGGGTCGGCGAGGTCGCGATCCTCAAGCGCGAGCTCGGGCGGGCGCACTCGGCGCTGCGGCTCGAGGAACACAACCACCGCGACCTGCCGCCGCTGGTCGGTGCGGCGGACGAGGCGGCCTACACGGTCCAGGCCCAGGCAGCGGTGCGGCGCTACATCGACTTCGCGCGCGACAACGACATTTTCACGGTGCACGACTACATGGCGCCGGCGCTGCTGGCGAAGATCGGGCATTATGTCCCGCCCGAGAAGCAGGACTTCTTCACCATCGTCCAGCACCGCGCGCCGCTGGCGCTGTGGATGCACTGGTACCACTGGTTCGACCTCGCAGTGATGCGGACCGACCCGAACCCCGATCCGATCCGGCGCGGCGCATTGCTGTACAATATCTGGGACACGCGGTCGGAGGGCTTCGCCACCGCGAACGAGGAGATGATGCTTCACGCCGGGCTGTTCGACGTGTCGCCGCGCGAGCGCGAGGTGGTGTGGATCATGGCGGCGCAGCGGGCGGCGCGGGGGCTGGCGTCGCTGTACGCGCAGGCGAACCAAATCGACCTCAAGGCGGCGCAGGCGATGCAGGTGGCGCGCACGCCCAACGGCTGGATGAGCCCGACGCTGCCGCTGGTGGGGTTCGAGCAGGGCCTCTACCTGCGCCAGCCGGGCTATGGCACCAGCTACATCACCGGCAAATACCAGGTCGACAAATTGTTCGACGAACTGTTCGAGACCAAGCCCGGATTCACGGTCAAGCAATTCTACGACGGGCTGAACGGCTTCGGGATGATACCGCCATCGATGGTGCGCTGGCAGTGGGTGGGGAACGACGACGAGGCTAAGGCGATCGGGGCGGAGCAGGCGATCACGCCCGCTCTACCCCTCGCGACCAGCGAGCCGAGCGACCCGAAGGTCAAGCCTTCGCCTCGAATTCCAGCGCCACGCCGTTGA
- a CDS encoding DEAD/DEAH box helicase, translating into MPFSTTHPALASALVERGYAEPTPVQAAVLAADATRDLIVSAQTGSGKTVAYGLAMAGPLLGEAERFARAGAPLALIIAPTRELALQVARELEWLFAGAGGVVATCVGGMNVRDEARTLSRGSHIVVGTPGRLRDHLERGNLATTDLRTVVLDEADEMLDLGFRDDLEEILDQVPTERRTLLFSATLPKPIQALAKRYQRNAERLQVGSAAEAHGDIDYRAVRVAPNDLEAAVVNVLRYFDSGAAMVFAATREGVRRLHANLVERGFSAVALSGELSQSERTHALQALRDRRARVCVATDVAARGLDLPDLGLVIHAELPHDAEVLQHRSGRTGRAGKKGVCVVLVPYPKRRRAEGMLREANIRATWEDVPTAAAIAEKDDARLIDEIGEAGDDTAAAEALLAQKDAVAITAALLRRYRASLPTPEELTDTGPPQRGEPEAARAGFEDVVWFRVNTGRVNNADPRWLLPYLCRRGHLTRRDIGAIRIFDRETRFEIPTPLAQRFVQALKRTDDGDPSVIIEAAGAAPEPARRPPSPRRGPPPRR; encoded by the coding sequence ATGCCCTTCAGTACCACACACCCCGCGCTTGCGAGCGCGTTGGTGGAGCGCGGCTATGCCGAGCCCACCCCCGTCCAGGCTGCCGTCCTCGCTGCCGACGCCACCCGCGACCTCATCGTCTCGGCTCAGACCGGCAGCGGCAAGACCGTTGCCTATGGCCTTGCGATGGCCGGCCCCCTGCTCGGCGAGGCCGAGCGCTTCGCCCGCGCCGGTGCGCCGCTCGCGCTGATCATAGCCCCGACCCGCGAACTTGCCCTGCAGGTCGCGCGCGAGCTCGAGTGGCTGTTCGCCGGAGCGGGCGGCGTCGTCGCCACCTGCGTCGGCGGTATGAACGTCCGCGACGAGGCCCGCACGCTCAGCCGCGGCAGCCACATCGTCGTCGGCACACCGGGCCGCCTGCGCGATCACCTCGAGCGCGGCAACCTCGCGACGACGGACCTCCGCACCGTCGTTCTCGACGAGGCCGACGAGATGCTCGACCTCGGTTTCCGCGACGACCTCGAGGAGATTCTCGACCAGGTCCCGACCGAGCGCCGCACGCTCCTCTTCTCCGCGACCCTGCCCAAGCCGATCCAGGCACTGGCAAAGCGCTATCAGCGCAACGCCGAGCGCCTCCAGGTCGGCAGCGCCGCCGAGGCGCACGGCGACATCGACTACCGCGCGGTCCGCGTCGCCCCGAACGACCTCGAGGCCGCGGTCGTCAACGTCCTGCGCTACTTCGACTCCGGTGCCGCGATGGTCTTCGCCGCGACCCGCGAAGGCGTCCGCCGCCTGCATGCCAACCTCGTCGAGCGCGGTTTCTCCGCCGTCGCCCTATCGGGTGAGCTGAGCCAGTCCGAGCGCACCCACGCCTTGCAGGCGCTCCGTGACCGCCGTGCCCGCGTCTGCGTCGCTACCGACGTCGCGGCGCGCGGCCTCGACCTGCCCGACCTCGGCCTCGTTATCCACGCCGAGCTGCCGCACGATGCCGAGGTGCTCCAGCACCGCTCGGGCCGTACCGGGCGCGCCGGCAAGAAGGGCGTCTGCGTCGTCCTCGTGCCCTACCCCAAGCGTCGCCGCGCCGAGGGCATGCTCCGCGAAGCCAACATCCGCGCCACATGGGAGGACGTGCCGACCGCCGCCGCGATCGCCGAGAAGGACGATGCCCGCCTGATCGACGAGATCGGCGAGGCCGGCGACGACACCGCCGCCGCCGAGGCGCTGCTGGCGCAGAAGGACGCGGTGGCGATCACCGCCGCATTGCTCCGCCGCTACCGCGCCTCGCTGCCTACCCCTGAGGAATTGACCGACACCGGCCCACCCCAGCGGGGCGAGCCCGAGGCGGCACGCGCGGGCTTCGAGGATGTCGTCTGGTTCCGGGTCAACACCGGCCGGGTCAACAACGCCGACCCGCGCTGGCTGCTGCCCTATCTGTGCCGCCGCGGCCACCTGACCCGCCGCGACATCGGCGCGATCCGCATTTTCGACCGCGAGACGCGGTTCGAGATCCCGACGCCCTTGGCCCAGCGCTTCGTGCAGGCGCTGAAGCGCACCGACGACGGCGACCCAAGTGTGATCATCGAGGCTGCCGGTGCTGCGCCAGAGCCGGCACGGCGTCCGCCGAGCCCGCGACGCGGACCGCCACCGCGCCGCTGA